The following are encoded in a window of Halosolutus halophilus genomic DNA:
- a CDS encoding ArsR/SmtB family transcription factor has protein sequence MSLLETDVPVRNVITTDPEKAKALENDVRAKILDMLADQEMSIREIHEELQRRGEDKVETTVRHHVNVLKDAGLVEIARLEDASGGTRKFYKSNTRVFAYDLPEEADKELAEAHKTAREGVASLVEELFHEHGETIEAVARTMKPCEYCETQHYEEFIVRELVNRALTNVNEDGTLNDLIADVE, from the coding sequence ATGTCCCTGCTCGAAACAGACGTTCCGGTGCGGAACGTTATCACGACCGACCCGGAAAAAGCGAAGGCGCTGGAAAACGACGTTCGCGCCAAGATTTTGGACATGCTGGCCGACCAAGAGATGTCTATCCGAGAGATTCACGAGGAACTTCAGCGACGCGGCGAGGACAAGGTGGAGACCACGGTTCGTCACCACGTCAACGTCCTAAAAGACGCTGGGCTTGTCGAGATCGCTCGGCTCGAAGACGCGAGTGGAGGCACGCGCAAATTCTACAAATCAAACACGCGCGTATTCGCGTATGACCTTCCTGAAGAGGCCGACAAAGAACTGGCAGAAGCACACAAAACGGCACGAGAAGGCGTTGCCTCTCTGGTTGAGGAGTTATTTCATGAACACGGCGAGACGATTGAGGCAGTAGCCCGAACGATGAAACCGTGTGAATACTGTGAGACTCAGCATTATGAGGAGTTCATCGTCCGCGAGTTGGTCAATCGGGCGCTCACCAACGTCAACGAAGACGGAACATTAAACGACTTGATCGCCGATGTGGAGTAA
- a CDS encoding heavy metal translocating P-type ATPase: MGTAQVRYVIGGMSCSFCAESIRTAYERTEGVEEVNVSLAHEEVQIWYDDSLSEVELKDTLRDLGYTIRDPDKQKRFEEQQAGVKQAKRRLTLAGAASLVTAGLMLFMIFHRGSFESEARWMALVTLGLALGTMFGPGWYIIDKAYNSLQRGIFNQHVLLEAGAFAGLLGGFLGLFLFPGFPTVHFFAVSVFITTYHILSEYTSLIVRTRASRAVQDLLALQPDTARRVRAGEVEEVDVSELTEGDRVRVKPGESLPVDGTVVDGETAVDESVATGESVPADKEPGDDVIGGSVNETGTLLVEVTATGDDAFLNQVARQIEEARTMKPDVVQLADRVLKYFVPGVLTVATASFLFWLLVPAVWSGDPFGTGPTIQRGTFAALAVLVLGYPCALGMATPLALIRGGGLAANRGILMRSGDAFQIFQDVDTVVLDKTGTITRGEPAVEEVVTFGDDKTDVIRHAASAEAFSEHPLADAILDHADERGVEYPDPNEFESVTGKGVRAEVAEERILVGKSGWLGEASIDTTTARNDIDRLQGRGYTVVCVAVDGKVIGLVAIGDPMKDDATETIDRMKQVGITPVMITGDNERTAHAVAETVGIDRVMANVLPDDKRDEIRRLQEGDERVAMVGDGINDAPALTQADIGIAIGAGTDIAIESADIVLMGDRLRGVMDAYEIGKSSYRKTKQNLAAAFSFNGIGVAAATTGLVHPVFAMIAMVLSVSVVLANSFAGQLLRGENLNTDFTVESDAAAVDTNASGGKEAEVA; this comes from the coding sequence ATGGGCACCGCACAAGTCCGGTACGTCATCGGCGGGATGTCGTGTTCGTTCTGCGCCGAGAGCATCCGTACGGCGTATGAGCGAACCGAAGGCGTCGAGGAGGTGAACGTCAGCCTCGCCCACGAAGAGGTGCAAATCTGGTATGACGATTCGTTGAGTGAGGTCGAACTCAAGGATACGCTCCGCGACCTCGGCTATACGATTCGCGACCCGGACAAACAGAAGCGGTTCGAGGAACAGCAGGCGGGGGTCAAGCAGGCAAAGAGGCGACTAACCCTCGCAGGTGCGGCGTCGCTCGTGACCGCCGGATTAATGCTGTTTATGATCTTCCACAGAGGGTCCTTCGAGTCGGAGGCGCGCTGGATGGCCCTCGTGACTCTGGGCCTCGCTCTGGGGACGATGTTTGGGCCGGGCTGGTACATCATCGATAAAGCGTACAATAGCCTCCAGCGTGGTATCTTCAACCAGCACGTCCTACTCGAAGCCGGAGCCTTCGCCGGACTGCTTGGTGGCTTCCTCGGTCTGTTCCTCTTCCCAGGGTTCCCCACGGTTCATTTCTTCGCCGTCTCCGTGTTCATCACCACGTATCACATCCTCTCCGAATACACGAGCCTCATTGTCCGTACACGAGCCTCACGAGCCGTGCAGGATCTACTTGCCCTCCAGCCAGATACCGCCCGGCGTGTCCGTGCCGGTGAGGTCGAGGAAGTCGACGTAAGTGAACTTACGGAGGGCGATCGCGTGCGCGTCAAACCGGGGGAGAGCCTTCCGGTGGACGGCACCGTCGTCGATGGCGAGACCGCAGTGGACGAAAGCGTCGCCACAGGGGAGTCTGTTCCTGCGGACAAGGAACCGGGAGACGATGTAATCGGTGGCAGCGTCAACGAGACTGGGACGCTCCTTGTGGAAGTGACCGCGACCGGCGACGATGCCTTCCTGAATCAGGTCGCTCGTCAAATCGAAGAGGCGCGGACAATGAAACCCGATGTCGTACAGTTAGCGGATCGAGTGCTGAAGTATTTCGTTCCCGGCGTCCTTACCGTTGCCACCGCGTCGTTCCTGTTCTGGCTTCTGGTTCCTGCCGTCTGGTCGGGCGATCCGTTCGGGACGGGGCCGACCATCCAGCGTGGCACGTTCGCGGCGTTGGCCGTTCTCGTCCTCGGCTATCCCTGTGCACTCGGGATGGCGACGCCACTGGCACTGATCCGCGGAGGCGGTCTCGCCGCGAACCGAGGCATCTTGATGCGAAGCGGTGACGCCTTCCAGATATTCCAGGACGTGGATACCGTCGTTCTCGACAAGACTGGAACGATTACCAGGGGCGAACCTGCCGTCGAGGAGGTCGTAACGTTCGGTGACGACAAGACCGACGTGATTCGTCACGCGGCTAGTGCAGAGGCGTTCAGTGAACATCCCCTCGCGGACGCAATCCTCGACCACGCGGACGAACGGGGCGTCGAATACCCCGACCCGAATGAGTTCGAGAGCGTGACCGGCAAGGGTGTTCGAGCGGAAGTCGCGGAGGAACGGATTCTCGTCGGCAAATCCGGGTGGCTGGGCGAGGCAAGTATCGACACGACTACCGCCCGGAACGACATCGACAGACTCCAGGGACGAGGTTACACCGTTGTCTGCGTAGCAGTCGATGGCAAAGTGATCGGTCTCGTCGCCATCGGAGACCCGATGAAGGACGACGCCACAGAGACCATCGACCGAATGAAGCAGGTGGGTATCACCCCCGTTATGATTACGGGCGACAACGAACGAACGGCCCACGCTGTCGCGGAGACGGTCGGTATCGACCGGGTGATGGCCAATGTGCTTCCTGACGACAAGCGCGACGAGATACGGCGATTACAGGAGGGTGATGAACGTGTGGCGATGGTCGGGGACGGCATCAACGATGCACCCGCACTGACGCAGGCCGACATCGGTATCGCCATCGGCGCAGGAACGGACATCGCCATCGAGTCAGCGGACATCGTGTTGATGGGCGACCGCCTCCGTGGGGTAATGGACGCCTACGAAATCGGGAAGAGCAGTTACCGGAAGACGAAGCAGAACCTCGCCGCCGCATTCAGTTTCAACGGCATCGGCGTCGCTGCGGCTACCACCGGTCTCGTCCATCCGGTGTTCGCAATGATAGCGATGGTGCTGTCCGTCTCAGTCGTCCTTGCGAACAGTTTCGCGGGACAGTTGCTCCGTGGTGAGAATCTCAACACGGACTTCACCGTCGAATCGGATGCCGCTGCGGTCGATACGAACGCGTCCGGTGGAAAAGAAGCAGAGGTCGCCTAA
- a CDS encoding CNNM domain-containing protein has translation MNTLEITGRLIAGILLILTNGFFVAIEFALTRARQYTEEEFVGDNLALERAWEMTQNLEIYLTSCQVGITASSIAVGIVAEPALAALFEPLFENTALAAIGTGGIIAFLIINLVHLTHGEQTPTYLGVERSRMVCRYGATPLYWFHRLISPLITLGDWIAKATLKLFGVEMTGAWLETEEEVIESRADLRNRLGSVLEQGDLTDERYDEVMNALQIGERPVREIMISAEKIVALSTEADFEENFRRMEATPHTRYPLVGEDLTDFRGIVYFPVFARHREDLATGEIDFAELAAPPMTVSPDTDVSDAIDQFQAENQELALVIEDGEVVGLVTVTDAFESVIGDVEDPLDQEEPSVPET, from the coding sequence ATGAATACGCTCGAAATCACGGGCCGTCTGATTGCTGGCATCTTGTTGATTCTCACGAACGGCTTTTTCGTCGCAATCGAGTTCGCGTTGACCCGCGCGCGCCAATACACAGAAGAGGAATTCGTCGGAGATAACCTGGCGTTAGAGCGGGCGTGGGAGATGACTCAGAACCTTGAGATTTACCTGACGAGTTGCCAAGTCGGCATCACGGCATCGAGTATCGCGGTCGGCATAGTCGCCGAACCGGCGTTGGCTGCGTTGTTCGAACCGCTGTTCGAGAACACGGCCCTCGCCGCAATCGGCACGGGCGGGATTATCGCCTTCCTGATCATCAATCTCGTCCATCTGACCCACGGGGAACAGACGCCAACGTACCTCGGCGTCGAACGGTCGCGGATGGTGTGTCGATACGGCGCGACGCCTTTGTACTGGTTCCATCGGCTCATCTCGCCACTCATCACCCTGGGAGATTGGATCGCGAAAGCGACGCTCAAACTGTTCGGCGTCGAGATGACCGGCGCGTGGCTCGAAACCGAAGAGGAGGTGATCGAGTCGCGGGCGGATCTGCGGAACCGACTCGGGTCGGTCCTCGAACAAGGTGACCTGACGGACGAACGCTACGACGAAGTGATGAACGCCCTGCAAATCGGTGAGCGACCGGTCCGAGAGATCATGATTTCCGCCGAAAAGATCGTCGCGCTGTCGACGGAAGCCGACTTCGAGGAGAACTTCCGGCGGATGGAAGCGACGCCCCATACGCGGTATCCGTTGGTTGGAGAGGACCTGACGGATTTCCGGGGAATCGTCTACTTCCCCGTGTTCGCGAGACATCGAGAAGACCTCGCAACAGGGGAGATCGACTTCGCCGAATTGGCCGCCCCACCGATGACGGTCTCCCCGGATACCGATGTGAGCGATGCGATCGACCAATTCCAAGCGGAAAACCAGGAACTCGCACTCGTCATCGAGGACGGGGAAGTCGTCGGCCTGGTGACCGTGACGGACGCGTTCGAGTCCGTCATCGGTGACGTCGAAGATCCGCTCGACCAAGAGGAACCGTCGGTGCCGGAGACCTAA